In Methylotenera versatilis 79, the DNA window AATTGGTGACGATTGATACAGATTTTGGTGGTTGGGCAAAAGCACAGAAAGAGCATTTTTCTGATGGTGGTACTTTCGACAAAATTTACCAAAAGTAAATATTTTGTTTATTAACCTAATTTGTTCGTTAAGTTAAATAGTTTGAGTTTTAAAGTTATACCGTTTTACTAATTGTTCAGTTTAAAACTTTGCAGGGCCAGACAAAATCTGGTTCTGCAATACTAAAGGAGGCTCTTATCATGAGTTCAGTAGATAGTTCAAAGTTAAAAAATTCCGCTTTAATTGTCGGTGGTGACCAGATTGACGGCATCAAACAAGTCTTAAATAACCACGGTATTACAGAAATCAATCATTGGTCTGGCCGCAAAGTGGGTGACAGTAATAAAGTGATTCCGCATGACACGAAATTTATTGTGTTGATTACTAATTGGATCAGCCACTCGATTACCCACAAGGTAAAAAAGAACGCGATGAAGCGTGGTATCAAAGTGATTTACACGCCAAATGGTTCTGCTGCTTTGCATAATCGCTTACTGAGTATTGAGGCGATTCATTAGCAACGGTAAAATATTATTAACTTAATCCAATTCAAGTTGTCTAAATTTTAGTTGATTAATTAGGTTAACCAGTTTTTAGTAACAGATTCTGTTTTTGTAAATACAACTCCAGCACTAATTTTTATATTTTAA includes these proteins:
- a CDS encoding DUF2325 domain-containing protein, with product MSSVDSSKLKNSALIVGGDQIDGIKQVLNNHGITEINHWSGRKVGDSNKVIPHDTKFIVLITNWISHSITHKVKKNAMKRGIKVIYTPNGSAALHNRLLSIEAIH